The region GGCGGATGAACGCGAAGCCGGCGAAGATGTCTGAGAGCGTCTGGCGCTGGCCGGTGCGCTCGGCGCGGACGGGCGGGAAGGTCGCCAGGAGGCTGACAAAGATCAGCTCCATGACCGCGGCAATCAGATAGGTCCAGGTGGCCGCGCCCAACAGCCCGATCAGGATCCCGCCGAGGGCCGGCCCGCCAATCGAGGAGATCTGGCCGCTCGAGACCAGCCAGGCCTGGGCGTTCCCGAACACCCGACGCTCGATGATCTGCGGCAAAATCGACTCGACGGACGGCGAGGCGATGCAGCGCGCCGCCCCGATGATCACCAGCAGCCCGTAGACCAGCTCGACGGGCGCCTGCGTGTACGAGATCCAGGTCAGCCCGAGGGCGGAGATGGCCAGCGTGGCGTACGCGCCCATCGCGACGTTGCGGCGGATGAAGCGGTCCGCGATGTTGCCGGCCGGGATCATCAGGAAGAGGACCGGCAGGATCTCGAAGAGGCCGACGAGGCCGAGCGCCCACGGATCGCCGGTCCGCTTCCAGAGTTCCCAGCCGATGGCCACGGTGATGATCTGCGCGCCCATCGAGGACGCCATCCTGCCGATGGCGAACTTGCGGACGTACGGGTTCCGGAGCGCCGCCAGCGCATCCGGATGCGACATTGAGTCGGTTTCAGACACCGGTCCACCGCCAGTCATGCGGCGCGCGTTCGCTCACCCTCAGCCTCCCAGGAGTCCCACAGCGAGGTTGTACCGCGCAGCGTGGGAGGCGCGCGAGCAGGCGCGGCACAGCGCACACCATTCGTCATCCCGACCCCATTCGGCACGCTCAGGGCAAGCGACGCGAGGAACGAGCAGCAGCCCGTCATCCCGACCGTCGCGAGGAACGAGCGGAGTCGAGGGATCTTCCTTCCAAGCCACGAAGGGGAAGATCCCTCGACTGCGTTCGCAGGGCTTGCCCTGAGCGTGCCGAATGGGTCACGTCGCTCGGGATGACGGGCACGGCGCAGGCGTACTGCGCCTGGGGTGACGGAGCACGTGGGTCCGTCATCCCAGGCCACCGGCCCCCTACTGCACGGTGATCTGCGCCGAGCCCACCGTCCGCTGGCTCGCCTTCAGCGGGTCACGCCCGACGACCTCGACGTGGTACGTCCGCGTCCGCGGCGCGCCCTCGTCCGGCTCGATGGTCATCGTGCCCTCGTCGTAGACGAACTGCGTCGTACCGCCATCCTCGTGGAGGTGGCCGGTGCCGCGCGGCGGGCTTGGGAGCGTCAGCGGGTAGACCCGCAGCGTGACCTCGTCCGGGCCGCCATGCTCGGCAGCGTGCTGGCCCACATACTGCTCGACGGGGCCGAGCGGCAGGATCGTGCCGGCCCGCACGAAGATCGGCAGCCACTCCAACTGAACCGGCAGCGGCAGCCAGCGCCCGCCCTCGTAGGCTGTCTCGGTCCAGAAGTTGTACCAGGTGCCCTTCGGCAGGTAGACGTTCTTGCTCATCGCGCCCTGCTCCAGGACCGGGCAGACCAGGATGCTCGGGCCAAGCAGGTACTGACCGTCGGCGTGGCGCAGCGCTGGGTCATCCTGGTGTTCGAGGATCATCGGGCGCATGACCGGCAGGCCGGTCTGATGCGCTTCGACGGCCAGGCTGTACAGGTACGGGATCAGCCGGTAGCGTAGCTCGTCGAACTCGCGGAAGACGGCGAGGGCCTGCTCGCCGATGGCCCACGGCTCGCGGCGGGTGGTGCCGTGCGCCCGGCTGTGCGAGCTGAGCAGCCCCCACTGCGCCCAGCGGATGTACAACTCGGGGGTCGTCGGCCCCATGAACCCGCCGATGTCGTGGCTCCAGAACGGCACCCCGGAC is a window of Chloroflexota bacterium DNA encoding:
- a CDS encoding MFS transporter, whose translation is MSETDSMSHPDALAALRNPYVRKFAIGRMASSMGAQIITVAIGWELWKRTGDPWALGLVGLFEILPVLFLMIPAGNIADRFIRRNVAMGAYATLAISALGLTWISYTQAPVELVYGLLVIIGAARCIASPSVESILPQIIERRVFGNAQAWLVSSGQISSIGGPALGGILIGLLGAATWTYLIAAVMELIFVSLLATFPPVRAERTGQRQTLSDIFAGFAFIRRHPVFLAAITLDLFGVMLGGAVALLPIYAEDILQIGPEGLGMLRAAPALGALAAALMVTRLPPFRRPGVVLLWMVVGFGASAALFGVSTNVVLSLVCLFLTGAFDSVSMVIRGTLQQMITPDHLRGRVLAVEYTFIGFSNEFGTFRAGAMASFFGPVLAVLGGGIGTIVVVAVVAVVWPSLAKIGPLHTLRPLESERTPTEAATA